Below is a genomic region from Glaciihabitans sp. INWT7.
CACGGCCCTGCTCGACTCCGCCGCCCGGCTGTTCGCCGAGCGTGGATTCGACCGAGTCTCGATGGAGGACCTGGGTTCCGCCGCCGGAGTCAGCGGGCCCGCCGTCTACCGGCACTTCCCTGGCAAGCAGTCCGTGCTGGCCGCGCTGCTCACCGACGTGAGCCAGGGGCTCTTCGACGGCGGCACGATCGTGGTCGAGCGCGGATCGGATGCCACGGCCACCCTTCACGAGCTCATCGCGTTCCACGTCACTTTCGCGCTGGCGAACGCCGATGTCATCCGCGTGCAGGACCGCGACCTTGAGAGCCTCGCCCCCGCCGACCAGCACCAGGTTCGCGCCCTTCAGCGCAACTACGTCGAGCTCTGGGTCGGAGTGCTCGCGCGACTCGACCCCGACACACCCGCCGCCGCCCTGCGCGTGAAGGCGCATGCCACCTTCGGGCTGATCAACTCGACCCCGCACAGCGGTCATTCGGCCGGCACCGGTCAGATCCTCGAGGCTATGGCCCGGGCGGGGCTCCGGGCCTGACGACCTGCCCATCCGTCGCCGCGGTGACCGCCTCACCTTGTCGGGCGAGCGCGCTCGGCGGACGCTCGACGGCCCAGATTCTGGCTCGACGTCGTGACAACAGCGGTGAAGCAGCCGAACTGATCTCGGGTACCGGTAGCGTTGCACCACCCGCACCGCGAGAACACCGTGCTGCGAGAACACCGTGACGAAGGAGCCACCGGATGCCCGACCCATCCACCACTGACGTTCTGATCGTCGGCGCCGGCCTTGCCGGGCTCGTCGCCGCGGCCGAACTCGTCGATGCCGGCAAGCGGGTCACGATTCTCGAGCAGGAGCCGGAGGCGAGCTTCGGCGGGCAGGCCTGGTGGTCGTTCGGCGGAATCTTTCTCATCGACTCCCCCGAACAACGCCGCCTCGGTGTGCGCGACTCACTCGAACTCGCGCGGCAGGACTGGATGGCCACGGCCGGATTCGACCGCGACGAAGATGCCTGGCCGCGGAAGTGGGCCGAGGCGTATCTCGACTTCGCCTCCGGAGAGAAGCGAGCCTGGCTGCGGGCGCAGGGTATGCGCTTCTTCCCGGTGGTGGGCTGGGCAGAGCGCGGTGGATACACGGCCCTCGAACACGGAAACTCGGTGCCGAGATTCCACATCACCTGGGGCACCGGCCCCGGCGTGCTCGCCCCCTTCGTGCGGCGCGTTCGCGCGGGAGTCGACAGCGGACTGGTCACCCTGGCATTCCGCCACCGGGTCGACGAACTCCTCGTCGACGACGGGGCCGTCGTCGGGGTGCGCGGCGCCGTGCTCGCCGCGGATGCCGCGGAACGCGGCGCCCCCTCGAACCGGGAGGTCGTCGCCGACTTCGAACTGCGCGCCTCTGCCGTCATCGTGACCAGCGGCGGCATCGGCGGCAACCACGACCTCGTGCGCCAGCAGTGGCCGACGCGAATGGGTACGCCACCGCGGAAGCTGCTCTCGGGCGTGCCCGCGCACGTGGACGGTCGCATGCTCGCGATCAGCGAGAAGGCCGGTGCGAACCTGATCAACGGCGACCGCATGTGGCACTACGTGGAGGGGATCGAGAACTACGCGCCGGTGTGGGCGCGCCATGGCATCCGCATCCTCCCCGGGCCGTCGTCGCTCTGGCTGGATGCCACCGGCCACCGCCTGCCAGTGCCCCTGTTCCCCGGCTTCGACACCCTCGGCACCCTCGAGCACATCGTCGCTACCGGCCATGACCACAGTTGGTTCGTGCTCACCCAGAAGATCATCGAGAAGGAGTTCGCGCTCTCCGGCAGTGAACAGAACCCCGACTTCACCAACAAGGACTATCGCCTTCTCGCCAAACGCCTGCAGCCGGGAGCGCAGGGACCGGTCGAGGCGTTCAAGCAGAAGGGACCCGACTTCGTGGTGGCGCACACCCTCGACGAGCTGCTGGCCGGCATGCAGAAGCTCAGCCCGGAGGTGGAGATCGACGCGGAAAGGGTGAGGCAGGAGGTCGAGGGCCGCGACCGTGAACTGGCCAACGACTTCTCCAAGGATGCGCAGGTGAATGCCCTGAGGCAGGCGCGTCGCTACCGGGGCGACAAGCTCATCAGGGTGGCCACGCCGCATCGCATTCTCGATCCGAAGGCCGGTCCGCTCATCGCGGTGAAGCTGCACATCCTCACCCGCAAGAGTCTCGGCGGCATCGAGACGGATCTCGACGGCCGCGCGCTCGCCTCAGACGGCGAGCCGATCCCGGGCCTGTATGCGGCGGGAGAAGCGAGCGGCTTCGGCGGCGGCGGGATGCACGGCTACCGCTCGCTCGAAGGCACCTTCCTCGGCGGCTGCCTGTTTTCCGGTCGGGTGGCGGGCCGCGCCGTCTCCCGCGCGCTCTGAGCGCTCTGAGCGCTCTGAGCGCTCTGAGCGCTCTGAGCGCTCTGAGCGCTCTGAGCGCTTTGAGCGGGCACAATGGCACCATGACTGATTTCAACGACCGGATCATCGCCGAGTTCCGCGCCAACGACGGGGTCGTCGGAGGACCGTTCACCGGAGCGCAGCTGCTGCTCCTCACGACGACGGGCGCGAAGTCCGGTGAACGCCGGGTCGCCCCCGTGATGTATTTCGCCGAAGGCGACACGAGCTACGTGATCGCCTCCAAGGCGGGCTCCCCGACCAATCCGGCCTGGTTCCACAACCTCGTCGCCCACCCGACGGTCTCGGTGGAAGCCGCGACCGATGACGGGATCGAGAGCTACACCGCCACGGCAGAGCAGGTCACGGGAGAGCTGCGCGAACGCCTGTATACGAAGTTCAGCAGCACGAACCCCGGGTTCGCCGAATACCAGCGGAAGACGGATCGGGTCATTCCGATCGTGGCGCTCACTCGGGCGGGCTGAGCTTCCGCGGCCGACGGAATGGTCCGCTGAGGGCGGCCCACTGCAACAGCATGATGGTCTTCGCGTCGGCGATCCGGCCATCCGCGATCATGCGCAACGACTCGGCGAAGTCGAGTTCGAGCACGTCGATCTCCTCACCCTCCTCCACCAGACCGCCACCCGCGCTGGTCCGGGATTCGGGCGAATATGGCGCCGCGAAGAAGTGCACTCGTTCGGTGACCGAACCCGGGCTCATGTAGACGTCGAAGACGTGCTCGATCTCGCCGAGAGTCACCCCGAGCTCCTCCTCGGCCTCCCTGCGGATGGCGGCCTCCGGCTCGTCGTCGTCGAGAAGCCCGGCGGCGGTCTCGATGAGCAGACCATCCGGATGCCCGTTCACGTAGACCGGGTAACGGAACTGCCGCGAGAGCAGCACAGTGGCGCGCACGGCGTCGTAGAGCAGGATCGTCGCTCCGTTGCCGCGGTCGTAGGTCTCGCGCTGCTCGGTCGTGACGGTGCCGTCCGCGTGGCGATGCTCGAAGGTGGTCTTCCTCAGCACGTGCCAGCCAGAGGCGAGGAGCTCGACGGCCGTCACCGTGATGTCGGGATTGCCGGCCAGGTCGATCCCGGCGCGATCGAGGCCGGTGCGACCGCGATGATCCGGCTCGTCTACACCGCGCATGTCACTCCGCGCATGTCACTCCGCCCATGTCGGGCCGATCAGCGCTGGAGGCTCCACGCGCGGCGCTTGACCAGCACGTGACCCCGGTCTGAGGTGAGTCGGGTCCAGGGACCGGTCTCATAGATCTTCACGGGGGCCGGCCCACTGAGGAAGCCGAGCGAGAGCCCGGCGAATGCCGCACCCGCCGGAACGTATTCGAATCCGGGAATCGGGTGACCCCACACCTCGGAGCGCACCCGCTGCACGATCTGCTCGCCGGTGCCCGTCGGAATCGCGGCGGCGACCTCGTCGATGCCCGACTTCGCGACGGCCTCGAGCACGGATGTCTCCACCGACTCGAGGGATTTCCAGCCCCCCCGGGGCGGCGAGATCGCGGCCCAGGTGACCGTGTTCACCTGCATGGGCAGGTTCACCGTGACGGGAGCGGTCGGGTCGACGATCTCGCTCTGAAGCCGATTGAGTCTCTCGAGCAGCGAACGCACCGGCACCACCGCGTCGAAGGAGTCCGGCGCCGCATCATCCGCTGCGCTGAGGGCGAAGGTGCGCAGCCCGAGCACCGTCGGGCTCTCGTCGAGCAACCCGGCCGGCACGAGTATCGCGACATAGACCGCGAGCACCCCCTGCCCGGCAATCAGGCGCACCGAACCATCCTCCACGCGCTGGGCACGACTGAGGAATACCTGCAGGTCGCCGAGGGAGAGGGAGTCAACAAGGGAGAATGTCTGGCTCATCTGCTCTCTAAACTATAGGAGCGCCGGGGATCTCGCTGCCCCGTGACCGCCGGACCACGGGAGAAGACCATGACCGACCCACTCGTCGACCTGCTCTCCGCACTCGATCTCACCGATACGCATGCCCGCACGAGCGAGGACATCTTCATCGGCGAGAGCCAGTGGTCTGCCCTCGGCCGCGTCTTCGGCGGGCAGGTACTCGCCCAGTCGCTGGTGGCCGCGCAGCGCACCCTCGCCGAGGGGCGCACGGTACATTCGCTTCACGGCTACTTCCTTCGGCCGGGCAATGTCGAGCTGCCCATCACCTTCTCGGTCGACCGCATCCACGACGGCCGTTCGTTCTCGACGCGACGCACGCAGGCCTACCAGGGCGGGTTGCCGATCCTCTCGATGATCGCGTCGTTCCAGGATTCCGACGACGGCCTCGAACACCAGGTCGAGATGCCGACAGATCTGCCGCAGCCGGAGGACTTGCCGACCGCTGCACAGGTACTCGGCGCCGTCGACCATCCGATCGCCAAGCAGTGGGCAGAGGGCCGCCCGTTCGACATGCGTCACGTGCCCTCCCCCGTGTTCCTCACCGTCGACGGACCGCATGTGGCCCACCAGGCCGTGTGGCTGAAGGCCACCAGTCGGCTTCCGGACGATCCCGACCTGCACCGTGCCGCTCTGGCATACGCGAGCGACTATTCGATCCTCGAACCGATCTTCCGTCGGCACGGTGTCGCCTGGTCGACCCCCGGCCTCAAGGCGGCCAGTCTCGACCACGCGATGTGGTTCCACCGCTTCGGGCGGGTCGACGAGTGG
It encodes:
- a CDS encoding TetR/AcrR family transcriptional regulator gives rise to the protein MAVETDSRETPRARAKADRRTALLDSAARLFAERGFDRVSMEDLGSAAGVSGPAVYRHFPGKQSVLAALLTDVSQGLFDGGTIVVERGSDATATLHELIAFHVTFALANADVIRVQDRDLESLAPADQHQVRALQRNYVELWVGVLARLDPDTPAAALRVKAHATFGLINSTPHSGHSAGTGQILEAMARAGLRA
- a CDS encoding FAD-binding dehydrogenase; protein product: MPDPSTTDVLIVGAGLAGLVAAAELVDAGKRVTILEQEPEASFGGQAWWSFGGIFLIDSPEQRRLGVRDSLELARQDWMATAGFDRDEDAWPRKWAEAYLDFASGEKRAWLRAQGMRFFPVVGWAERGGYTALEHGNSVPRFHITWGTGPGVLAPFVRRVRAGVDSGLVTLAFRHRVDELLVDDGAVVGVRGAVLAADAAERGAPSNREVVADFELRASAVIVTSGGIGGNHDLVRQQWPTRMGTPPRKLLSGVPAHVDGRMLAISEKAGANLINGDRMWHYVEGIENYAPVWARHGIRILPGPSSLWLDATGHRLPVPLFPGFDTLGTLEHIVATGHDHSWFVLTQKIIEKEFALSGSEQNPDFTNKDYRLLAKRLQPGAQGPVEAFKQKGPDFVVAHTLDELLAGMQKLSPEVEIDAERVRQEVEGRDRELANDFSKDAQVNALRQARRYRGDKLIRVATPHRILDPKAGPLIAVKLHILTRKSLGGIETDLDGRALASDGEPIPGLYAAGEASGFGGGGMHGYRSLEGTFLGGCLFSGRVAGRAVSRAL
- a CDS encoding nitroreductase family deazaflavin-dependent oxidoreductase, with translation MTDFNDRIIAEFRANDGVVGGPFTGAQLLLLTTTGAKSGERRVAPVMYFAEGDTSYVIASKAGSPTNPAWFHNLVAHPTVSVEAATDDGIESYTATAEQVTGELRERLYTKFSSTNPGFAEYQRKTDRVIPIVALTRAG
- a CDS encoding NUDIX domain-containing protein, translating into MRGVDEPDHRGRTGLDRAGIDLAGNPDITVTAVELLASGWHVLRKTTFEHRHADGTVTTEQRETYDRGNGATILLYDAVRATVLLSRQFRYPVYVNGHPDGLLIETAAGLLDDDEPEAAIRREAEEELGVTLGEIEHVFDVYMSPGSVTERVHFFAAPYSPESRTSAGGGLVEEGEEIDVLELDFAESLRMIADGRIADAKTIMLLQWAALSGPFRRPRKLSPPE
- a CDS encoding acyl-CoA thioesterase II; this encodes MTDPLVDLLSALDLTDTHARTSEDIFIGESQWSALGRVFGGQVLAQSLVAAQRTLAEGRTVHSLHGYFLRPGNVELPITFSVDRIHDGRSFSTRRTQAYQGGLPILSMIASFQDSDDGLEHQVEMPTDLPQPEDLPTAAQVLGAVDHPIAKQWAEGRPFDMRHVPSPVFLTVDGPHVAHQAVWLKATSRLPDDPDLHRAALAYASDYSILEPIFRRHGVAWSTPGLKAASLDHAMWFHRFGRVDEWMLYAQESPNATGGRGLSLGRIFSRDGILLASVAQEGMVRVPRRD